One Myxococcus stipitatus DNA segment encodes these proteins:
- a CDS encoding aminotransferase class V-fold PLP-dependent enzyme has product MSAPFRSHWGLDPEVRFLNHGSYGACPTAVLQKQAELRARMEAEPVRFLHREIEPLYDAARAALADFIGADAEDVSFVTNATSGVTTVLRSLRFAPGDELLTTDHEYNASRNALDFAAASSGAKVVVATLPWPVTSEQAIVDAVLAHVTPRTRLLLVDHISSQTALVMPLARLVSELKARGVETLVDGAHGPGQVPLSLRELGAGYYTGNCHKWMCAPKGAAFLHVRRDLQPGLTPLAVSHGRNSPRTDRSRFRLEFDWTGTHDPTPALCVPDAIRVMGAMLPGGWPELRASNRNKALAARRLLCERLGVAPACPESMVGSMAVVGLPPGYPVQAEPPLYLDPLHLKLFETYRIEVPIVPWPRAPQRHVRVSAQLYNTPDEYAALADALEALLR; this is encoded by the coding sequence ATGAGCGCCCCCTTCCGTTCCCACTGGGGATTGGACCCCGAGGTCCGTTTCCTCAACCACGGCTCCTACGGCGCATGCCCCACCGCCGTGCTCCAGAAGCAGGCGGAGCTGCGCGCGCGCATGGAGGCCGAGCCCGTGCGCTTCCTGCACCGCGAAATCGAGCCGCTGTATGACGCGGCCCGCGCGGCGCTCGCGGACTTCATCGGCGCGGACGCGGAGGACGTCTCCTTCGTCACCAACGCCACGAGCGGCGTCACCACGGTGCTGCGCTCGCTGCGCTTCGCCCCCGGCGACGAGCTGCTCACCACCGACCACGAGTACAACGCCAGCCGCAACGCGCTCGACTTCGCCGCGGCCTCGTCCGGCGCCAAGGTGGTGGTGGCGACGCTGCCCTGGCCGGTGACGTCCGAGCAGGCCATCGTCGACGCGGTGCTCGCGCACGTCACGCCGCGCACGCGCCTGCTGCTCGTCGACCACATCTCGAGCCAGACGGCGCTGGTGATGCCGCTGGCCCGGCTCGTCTCCGAGCTGAAGGCGCGCGGCGTGGAGACGCTGGTGGACGGCGCACACGGCCCCGGCCAGGTGCCGCTGTCGCTGCGCGAGCTGGGCGCCGGCTACTACACGGGCAACTGCCACAAGTGGATGTGCGCCCCCAAGGGCGCGGCCTTCCTCCACGTCCGGCGGGACTTGCAGCCGGGCCTGACGCCGCTGGCGGTGAGCCACGGGCGCAACTCGCCCCGGACCGACCGCTCCCGCTTCCGGCTGGAGTTCGACTGGACGGGGACGCACGACCCCACCCCCGCGCTCTGTGTCCCGGACGCCATCCGGGTCATGGGCGCCATGCTCCCCGGCGGCTGGCCGGAGCTGAGGGCCTCCAACCGGAACAAGGCGCTGGCGGCGCGAAGGCTCCTGTGCGAGCGGCTGGGCGTCGCGCCCGCGTGCCCGGAGTCCATGGTGGGCAGCATGGCGGTGGTGGGCCTGCCGCCGGGCTATCCCGTCCAGGCGGAGCCCCCCCTGTACCTGGACCCCCTGCACCTGAAGCTCTTCGAGACGTACCGCATCGAGGTGCCCATCGTCCCCTGGCCCAGGGCCCCGCAGCGTCACGTGCGCGTGTCCGCGCAGCTCTACAACACGCCAGACGAGTACGCGGCGCTGGCCGACGCTTTGGAAGCGCTGCTGCGTTGA
- a CDS encoding Ppx/GppA phosphatase family protein — MPRFATIDIGTNSVLLLVAERTPEGRFEPVLERAEITRLGRGVDATKRLSAEGMEATLSVLESYAREARELGAQDVAVSATSAARDASNGAEFLAAAKQRADVTVEIISGKLEAELSFAAVHADFASEAAGPLLVLDIGGGSTEFIYGNPAGHVEFRHSFDVGAVRLTERFVRSDPMSAEDRARVEAHLRETFKALPPPPPGAVLVGVAGTVTTVYAVQHAIDPYDAEAVHGGTLSVGELSALVDRLCHRPLEERRALPGMQPKRADVIPAGALILLEAVKALGLDSCRVSDRGLRWGLLAHRFGAGAARS; from the coding sequence ATGCCGCGATTCGCCACCATCGACATTGGTACCAACTCCGTGCTGCTGCTCGTCGCCGAGCGCACGCCGGAAGGCCGCTTCGAGCCCGTCCTGGAGCGCGCGGAAATCACGCGCCTGGGGCGGGGCGTGGACGCGACGAAGCGGCTGTCGGCGGAAGGCATGGAGGCCACGCTGTCGGTGCTGGAGTCCTACGCCCGCGAGGCGCGGGAGCTGGGCGCACAGGACGTCGCGGTGTCGGCCACCAGCGCCGCGCGCGACGCGAGCAACGGCGCGGAGTTCCTCGCCGCCGCCAAGCAGCGCGCCGACGTCACCGTCGAAATCATCTCCGGCAAGCTGGAGGCGGAGCTGTCCTTCGCTGCGGTGCACGCGGACTTCGCGAGCGAGGCGGCCGGCCCCCTGCTGGTGCTCGACATCGGCGGCGGCTCCACGGAGTTCATCTACGGCAACCCCGCCGGGCACGTGGAGTTCCGGCACAGCTTCGACGTGGGCGCGGTGCGGCTCACCGAGCGCTTCGTGCGCTCAGACCCGATGTCCGCCGAGGACCGCGCGCGCGTCGAGGCGCACCTGCGGGAGACGTTCAAGGCCCTGCCCCCTCCGCCCCCGGGCGCCGTGCTGGTGGGCGTGGCCGGCACGGTGACGACGGTGTACGCCGTCCAGCACGCCATCGACCCGTATGACGCGGAGGCCGTGCACGGCGGGACGCTGTCGGTGGGCGAGCTGTCCGCGCTGGTCGACCGGCTGTGCCACCGCCCCCTCGAGGAGCGCCGCGCGCTGCCGGGCATGCAGCCCAAGCGCGCGGACGTCATCCCCGCAGGGGCGCTCATCCTCCTGGAGGCCGTGAAGGCCCTGGGGCTCGACTCGTGCCGGGTGAGTGACCGGGGCCTGCGGTGGGGTCTGCTCGCGCACCGCTTCGGCGCCGGGGCCGCCCGCTCATGA
- a CDS encoding spinster family MFS transporter: protein MTAAPATPTAPAANAGFALLVLTLINLVNYLDRYIVAVALPGIQQEFGINDTQSGLLGTMFIVVFMLASPLGGFLGDRYPRRLLVAGGVLLWSLATGASGLATSFAALLVARAVIGIGEAGYGAVAPSIISDLYPREQRTRMLAFFYIAIPVGAAAGYGLGGWLTQKYSWHVAFFAGGVPGLLLGALAFFMPEPQRGAMDGPDAEVKLPFLVGLKGLARNAAFWAVTAGYTLMTFSIGGLGFWMPTYLVRERGMSADSSGFLFGAITAVAGLLGTVAGGWLGDRLDKKREGGGLWMSGIGLLLAAPCMYLAVNLKDVGPTFAAIGMAQFLIFLNSGPINAAIVNCVPPAFRAFAMGLNVLCIHLLGDAISPTLIGNIADAATLHTAIAVNALPVLLGGVALLVGARLFREAVPRERVSA, encoded by the coding sequence ATGACGGCCGCTCCCGCCACCCCCACGGCGCCCGCCGCGAACGCCGGGTTCGCGCTGTTGGTGCTGACGCTCATCAACCTGGTCAACTACCTGGACCGGTACATCGTCGCGGTGGCCCTGCCGGGCATCCAGCAGGAGTTCGGCATCAACGACACGCAGTCCGGCCTGCTGGGCACCATGTTCATCGTGGTGTTCATGCTGGCCTCGCCGCTGGGCGGCTTCCTCGGGGACCGCTATCCCCGGCGGTTGCTGGTGGCCGGCGGCGTGCTGCTGTGGAGCCTGGCCACGGGCGCCAGCGGGCTGGCCACGTCCTTCGCCGCGCTGCTCGTCGCCCGGGCGGTGATTGGCATCGGCGAGGCGGGCTACGGCGCGGTCGCCCCGAGCATCATCTCCGACCTGTACCCGCGCGAGCAGCGCACGCGCATGCTGGCGTTCTTCTACATCGCCATCCCCGTCGGAGCCGCCGCGGGCTATGGCCTGGGCGGCTGGCTGACGCAGAAGTATTCGTGGCACGTGGCCTTCTTCGCGGGCGGCGTGCCCGGCCTGCTGCTGGGCGCCCTCGCCTTCTTCATGCCCGAGCCCCAGCGAGGCGCCATGGACGGGCCGGACGCGGAGGTGAAGCTGCCCTTCCTCGTGGGCCTGAAGGGCCTGGCGCGCAACGCGGCCTTCTGGGCGGTGACGGCGGGCTACACGCTGATGACGTTCTCCATCGGCGGCCTGGGCTTCTGGATGCCCACGTACCTGGTGCGCGAGCGCGGCATGAGCGCGGACAGCTCCGGCTTCCTCTTCGGCGCCATCACCGCCGTCGCGGGCCTGCTGGGCACGGTGGCGGGCGGCTGGCTCGGGGACCGGCTGGACAAGAAGCGCGAGGGCGGCGGGCTGTGGATGTCCGGCATCGGCCTGCTGCTCGCGGCGCCGTGCATGTACCTCGCCGTCAACCTGAAGGACGTGGGCCCGACGTTCGCCGCCATCGGCATGGCCCAGTTCCTCATCTTCCTCAACAGCGGGCCCATCAACGCCGCCATCGTCAACTGCGTGCCGCCCGCCTTCCGCGCCTTCGCCATGGGCCTCAACGTCCTGTGCATCCACCTGCTCGGGGACGCGATTTCGCCCACGCTCATCGGCAACATCGCGGACGCGGCGACGCTGCACACCGCCATCGCGGTGAACGCCCTGCCCGTGCTGTTGGGTGGCGTGGCGCTGCTGGTGGGCGCCAGGCTGTTCCGCGAGGCCGTGCCCCGGGAGCGCGTCAGCGCCTGA
- a CDS encoding LpqB family beta-propeller domain-containing protein yields MKALLLSLVLVPFAALAQTPTIEISGASFRPLPVAVPAPVTQNDGAKKDAAAFDTAFTFDLTASGILQVLDRKSFTADPKEGMAAGTINFSRWADVGAEALVKVSLAEDAGALRGELRLFNVGTGREDLKVSKDAPGNNPSLLAHRLADALYRHFTREPSPFLSRIAYVRKSGANRDVVVADWDGGNPLSLTKGGINILPALGPDGSQVAFTTYRKGRPDIWVQRPNGEAKAVVADGQMATGAAYSPDGKRIAYSLAEGESAQIYVANADGSGAKAITDTPYGLNTSPTWSPDGKRIAFVSNRGGSPQIYLMGTDGSGVRRLTFQGNYNQTPDWSPRGDLIVFTARDERNAFDLFTIHVDTGKVTRLTQDQGNNEEPAFSPNGRLVVFTSTRNGGTQLFVMTADGNNQLPLRAEKGTLLTPDWAPLPEAAQP; encoded by the coding sequence ATGAAAGCCCTGCTCCTCTCCCTCGTCCTCGTGCCCTTCGCGGCGCTTGCCCAGACGCCCACCATCGAAATCTCCGGCGCGAGCTTCCGTCCGCTGCCGGTGGCCGTGCCCGCTCCCGTCACGCAGAACGACGGCGCGAAGAAGGACGCGGCCGCGTTCGACACCGCCTTCACCTTCGACCTCACCGCCTCCGGCATCCTCCAGGTGCTGGACCGCAAGAGCTTCACGGCCGACCCCAAGGAGGGCATGGCCGCGGGCACCATCAACTTCAGCCGCTGGGCGGACGTGGGCGCCGAGGCGCTCGTGAAGGTGTCGCTCGCGGAGGACGCGGGCGCGCTGCGCGGCGAGCTGCGGCTGTTCAACGTCGGCACCGGCCGCGAGGACCTGAAGGTGTCGAAGGACGCGCCGGGCAACAACCCGTCCCTGCTGGCCCACCGGCTGGCGGACGCGCTGTACCGCCACTTCACCCGCGAGCCCAGCCCCTTCCTGTCGCGCATCGCCTACGTGCGCAAGTCCGGCGCCAACCGCGACGTGGTGGTGGCGGACTGGGATGGCGGCAACCCGCTGTCGCTCACCAAGGGCGGCATCAACATCCTCCCCGCGCTGGGCCCGGACGGCTCTCAGGTGGCCTTCACCACGTACCGCAAGGGACGCCCGGACATCTGGGTGCAGCGCCCCAACGGCGAGGCGAAGGCCGTGGTGGCGGATGGACAGATGGCCACGGGCGCCGCGTACTCCCCGGATGGCAAGCGCATCGCGTACTCGCTGGCGGAGGGCGAGAGCGCGCAGATCTACGTCGCCAACGCGGACGGCAGCGGCGCGAAGGCCATCACGGACACGCCCTATGGCCTGAACACCAGCCCCACCTGGTCTCCGGACGGCAAGCGCATCGCCTTCGTGTCCAACCGCGGCGGCAGCCCGCAGATCTACCTCATGGGCACGGACGGCTCCGGCGTGCGGCGGCTCACCTTCCAGGGCAACTACAACCAGACCCCGGACTGGTCTCCGCGCGGCGACCTCATCGTCTTCACGGCGCGCGACGAGCGCAACGCGTTCGACCTGTTCACCATCCACGTGGACACGGGCAAGGTGACGCGCCTGACGCAGGACCAGGGCAACAACGAGGAGCCCGCCTTCTCCCCCAACGGGCGGCTGGTCGTCTTCACCTCCACGCGCAACGGCGGCACGCAGCTGTTCGTGATGACGGCGGACGGCAACAACCAGCTCCCACTGCGCGCGGAGAAGGGCACGCTGCTGACGCCCGACTGGGCGCCCCTCCCCGAGGCGGCCCAGCCGTAG
- a CDS encoding lysophospholipid acyltransferase family protein, which translates to MFYACVRAVVAMCLRLFYRVKVNAPGASPEGPVLFVGNHPNGLIDPGLVFILTRRKVTFLAKAPLFRMPVIGWLLKGLDALPVYRKQDDPTKMGGNEGTLEAAKGALVQGRAITIFPEGKSHSEPALAELKTGAARIALSAARQGAPVRIVPVGLTYAQKHVFRSEVLIDVGAAIDVATFLPEDPAAEQDAVRALTERIAEGLRGVTLNLTQWEDLPLVQLAEQLYSFRQGGPLDAERLRLWARGVQLFRASEPERFEILRAHLAAFQRRLSLVHAGGPEALALVYRPGNVVPFVVKNLLALVLGLPLFALGVLLFGLPYQAPRLASRKAELDVQATVKFLTGFVVGLLWWAGLTVAAATWGGWVWGLGTLLAVLPLALFTLYFSERWEGLKRDIDVFFLLGNRARLKALLLVEGERLASEVERLAGEYRPLLDASVRR; encoded by the coding sequence GTGTTCTACGCGTGCGTCCGTGCCGTGGTGGCGATGTGCCTGCGGCTCTTCTACCGGGTGAAGGTGAACGCGCCCGGCGCCTCGCCCGAGGGGCCCGTGCTCTTCGTGGGCAACCACCCCAATGGCCTCATCGACCCGGGGCTCGTCTTCATCCTCACCCGCCGGAAGGTGACGTTCCTCGCCAAGGCGCCCCTGTTCCGCATGCCCGTCATCGGCTGGCTGCTGAAGGGCCTGGACGCGCTGCCGGTGTACCGCAAGCAGGATGACCCGACGAAGATGGGGGGCAACGAGGGCACCCTCGAGGCCGCCAAGGGCGCGCTCGTGCAGGGGCGCGCCATCACCATCTTCCCCGAGGGCAAGAGCCACTCCGAGCCCGCGCTCGCGGAGCTGAAGACGGGCGCGGCGCGCATCGCGCTGAGCGCCGCGAGGCAGGGCGCCCCGGTGCGCATCGTCCCCGTGGGCCTGACCTACGCGCAGAAGCACGTCTTCCGCAGCGAGGTCCTCATCGACGTGGGCGCCGCCATCGACGTCGCCACGTTCCTCCCGGAGGACCCCGCCGCCGAGCAGGACGCAGTGCGCGCGCTCACCGAGCGCATCGCGGAGGGGCTGCGCGGCGTCACGTTGAACCTGACGCAGTGGGAGGACCTGCCGCTGGTGCAGCTGGCCGAGCAGCTCTACTCCTTCCGCCAGGGTGGACCGCTCGACGCGGAGCGCCTGCGGTTGTGGGCCCGGGGCGTCCAGCTCTTCCGCGCCAGCGAGCCCGAGCGCTTCGAGATCCTGCGCGCGCACCTGGCCGCCTTCCAGCGGCGCCTGTCGCTGGTGCATGCGGGCGGGCCGGAGGCCCTCGCGCTGGTCTACCGCCCGGGCAACGTGGTGCCATTCGTGGTGAAGAACCTGCTGGCGCTGGTGTTGGGGCTGCCGCTGTTCGCCCTGGGCGTGCTGCTCTTCGGGCTGCCCTATCAGGCGCCCCGGCTCGCCAGCCGCAAGGCGGAGCTGGACGTGCAGGCCACGGTGAAGTTCCTCACCGGCTTCGTGGTGGGGCTGCTCTGGTGGGCGGGCCTCACCGTGGCCGCGGCCACGTGGGGCGGGTGGGTGTGGGGCCTGGGGACGTTGCTGGCCGTGCTGCCCCTGGCGCTCTTCACGCTCTACTTCTCCGAGCGCTGGGAGGGCCTCAAGCGCGACATCGACGTCTTCTTCCTGCTGGGCAACCGCGCCCGCCTCAAGGCCCTGCTGCTCGTCGAGGGCGAGCGGCTCGCGTCGGAGGTGGAGCGGCTGGCGGGGGAGTACCGGCCCCTGCTCGACGCGTCCGTCAGGCGCTGA